In Carassius auratus strain Wakin chromosome 37, ASM336829v1, whole genome shotgun sequence, the DNA window GGTCACAGACTGTGGGACAGCCATTCTACATGCTAGAGGTTCACTGTCAGGACATGCCAAACACAACACAGGAAGATGTACCAGCCAGTACTGACATAACATTCTTTAGCCAATAGCAAGTCAAAAATGAGATTAGATGACTTTCATACTTGCCTCCCTCAGCTAGcaatccaaaaaaatataaataagaaaaacaaatcacaaaacaGACCAAACCACACAATAAATAACATGCAATCACATCAGTTGATAACCGAACACGATGAAAGGGTTTGAATCTCAAAGCAAACATACCATGCATTCTCAGAGCAGATTTTAGAGTAAAAAGCAAGCAATCAGAGGAAGAGGAAATTATATGAGTGACTCTGAGATGTGCATTTGGCATGAACAATTTACcttacatgtttaaaaaaaaaaaacacacacacactgatgatgaAATGATGCTAACGAACAGATAACAAAACAACCCACCCCATTGTTTACGCCTTGAGCAGTTCGGCCAGATCGGAATCTCtcgtatctaaaaaaaaaaaaagcagcatgaaAAAGGAGGAAACAGAATCAACACATCTTATTAAAACCTCTCACTTTAAGCAGTATTTTTTATgaagcattaaagggatagttcacccaaaaatgacaattctgtcatcatttactcgccgtCCCAAACCCATTAGTTTTGGAATATatttgttgcatatatatatatatatatatatatatatatatatatatatatatatatatttttttttttttttttttttttacaaaacccgAGCGGTTTCTGTCCCTCTATTTAAAGTCCGGGTAACCAAGACTTAGAATATCCAAAAAGGTCATAGAAGCATCATAAAAAGAATCTATATGAATCATGATTTAATCTGTAAAGTCTTGTAAAAAGATATGATCACTTTATATAATAAACAGGTTTAATTTGGACTTTTATttgcatataaacacacatacatagtGTAAATATGAAAGCTCATTTGTGCATCATGTTCTAGAACAAACCTCACTGGTTCTCGTGCATCAAGGATACGAGTTTGACCTTACCATACTAGATTACCATATGGCATGAAATGCTCAGTGTATGTTGATAATTGTTtagatgtaaataaattaaaatggttcacacaagacttggattaaactgcTCTATTCTAACGCCTTTATTACCTTTCGGAACTTCTTGGAAGGTTTAGTTACCTGGATTTTCAATGAAGGAACAGAAACCTCTCAGGTATcattcaaaaatatcttaatttgtgttttgaagattaacatgagggcaagtaaataattttgaaaaggTATTTTCATTGTGGTTGATCACACCTCTCATATCGAAGGAAGATGTTGTTGAGGTCGTCGTTGACGTGCAGGAGCTCCTCTGTGACTTCCTCATTGGACACGCGTGAGATGAGCTCAACGATCCTCTGCTGCATGGCCCTGCATGTTCTGTTTAACTCCTTTAAACAAAGGAAGCAAACCGTGTTACactgaattaattaaaaaggTAAGTGTAATGCTGCACCAAAACTCCCTCTAGTGGCCTTCTGTTGCTCTTTCAAGCTATttttaaacatctaaaaaaaaaaaaaatctgtgagcATGAGAAACCTGCAGAAGCTCATGATCGGATGGATCCTCTTGACCAGGAACCATCTCAGTCAACATCTCTGACATGACCTTAGTGTTCCCACGCACAATGTCCAGCTCACTGCGCAGCTTGCAgatctaattaattatatatatttttttacgttaTTATGCAATCTATGAAAAATGTTGATCTATGCCAtttaaaagaatgaaagaaagaggtTCTACAGCACCTGTTCAGGGGAAGGGTTGATGGGTCCAGATATGTGCAGATTGGGCATCTGTGGGGAAGTGTGAGTCACAGGGGCAGTAAACGGAGGAGCGGAGGCAGGGTGAAGCTGTGGCTTGGGCTGGACTGGGGCGTTATATTTCTGCTGGTCCATCTCTGGTGCACTTTGCAGCTTTTAAAGACGATTACAAAATTGCAGAGACAAAGAGGGAATGTAATGTGATGAAGTTAAGTAAATGATAAGGAGCATAATATTTTAGTATGAGCTGCCATAACCTCTGTGATAAACAAACCATGACATGCCTCACATCAACACCTACCTGGTGTGGTGTGTGAATGGGGGACAGGGTCTCCAAGTCAGATTGAGGAAACTCTATACCCTTCCTCTTCATTTCTTCATAGACGTGGACTACTCCAGTCAAATCTGGACTACTCCTGAAGGCATCTGCCCATGCCTGATGTACAAAATACATGTAAACTTGTTATTTGCTTTGAAAAACTTGCCATTTAAGATGCATCAGAATATCTATCAATATAGTTGGTAACTGCTTTACAACTTCTCACATCTTCTATTCTTTTAAATGGACAGTTTTCCTAAAAATGTGAAATGTcacctttcttctgttgaacagaaaatatattattttgaagaatatgtgATCATTGTACTTTCATAGTATGGAAAGGAAAATATGGTTACCAGAAAAAATTTGGCTAGTCACATTGTTCAAAATACCTTTTTGTTCAACAGAATTAAAGAAATTTGtacaggcttggaacaacatgagggtgagtaaatgataacagaattctCGTTTTTGGGTTAAGAATTCcttaaataataacaatgtacATGTCACGCCACAGGACACGTCCTTTATTGTTGTTAATTTTGTGAAtctgtgtgtgagattgtgtttctgtttttgccTGTTTTCCTCTGTTCCTCCCCGTCCTCTCACAGAAGCCTAATTGATGCCACCTGTCCCTCATCAGAGCGGTGGAGAGGAGCTAGCATTTGAACAGAGGGAACTGGCTGTTCATCAAAGAGAGCGTGACCTGTCATTTTCTCAGATTTTGTTGAATGCTGTGTGCTCTGAGCTATAATGCGTCTTTAAGAAAGCCTGTTGGATCTGCTGTAGTGAGTGACAGTATGTTATTTCTCCTGTTGTTTCCAGCAGATGCAGTAGGGAGGTGGGTGCCACTTTTGGTTTCAGTAAAATTAGCTTTTTTCAGTGCAGTAGGCAGATTTCTTATTCAAAGCACCAGATTTCTTCAAATAGGCTATATTACATATAACTAAagtgtataatattattttattcagaaatgtcatgttggtgatttttatttttttgttaattcgttttttaaattaatagacCTAAATATTCAGAAACGGGTGTAGTTAGTCGCCGGTGTCAGtcacaaaatgtatagaaataatCTTTGTAAGAAAGACTGGCAACAGTTGGTCTTAAATTCTTTAGGCACCGCACACTACATGACTTAAAACAGCAACTGAAAACACTGACAGAGCCCAAATGACATTCATAATGGGCCTGACAGTAGTGTGTTCCCTACTTTACAGAATGAATCGGATCAGCCTGCGCTTGGAACTGAAAAGTCTTTCCGTTACTGGGGACTGATGGACAGGTTCTCTTTCCTGTgtcagtatttaaaataattaaaattaaattgaaaaaaaaaaaattctaacagaataatgcattactttttgctAACAAGCTTACATGAGGAGTAACTTAAAGTGCCAGGACTAATCTGTTttccacatgggcacataaccagtctgtgggagccagaattcttTCTGGTTGGtagggatcaaatacttattccACTTTATGAAATGCTAAttaatttctaacctttatataatgtgtctGGATTTTTTTGGGTTGATATGTCTATCCGTTAAAAtcaacctaccataaaaattacagtcccttctttgtaagtgggcaaagtaaaaaaaaaaatcagcaggggatcaaataaatatttttcccaCTATGcacttttcctatttttttttttaatagtaaggTAGTCAGGGAAGAGAGCTGTTGTTAACTTGACTTATTGTTTGATAGCTAGATTACTTCTGCTTGTTATTTTGCCTTAAATCCCCTCCTGAAGCATCTTATCATCACCAATTTTTGAGTCATCAATACTGTTTATCTTATTTTTATCTGCTATACAAAGACTGTAATCTTTAAATTAATCCTTGATGAGTTTCCCTTTGTGTGGTGCTGGGATTACAGAAAGATCCAACTCTCACATTCTTTTTGccctgttgttattttttttcccttcccGTCACCCCTAGATGAGACTAGGGGTGTAacactacactaccattcaaaagttttaggGTGCAACACTgtgaaaaattacaataataacttTTCATGAATcttttataaatagaaagttcaaaggaacaacATTTATGAAGTCTATTTTGAGTTactaaatgcatccttgctactatatatatactatatatattaatttcattaaaaatatatattaaaataaaaaaagttagtcTTACAGACCTCAACCTTTTGAATGGTGAGGTTTGTACTACAATCAGGCGACTGTTTTAAATCATGTTGTTTGAATGACAAACAAAAATGCAAAGCACATACTTTACTTACCTAGTTCTCCTTGTACAAAGCCATACTAGacattttaatttcatcatgAAAAATTTCTGGCATCACATTAAATGCAAGACCAAGTACATTAAAGTCACCCTTGGTCATCTGAGCCAAACCTAGTAACCTGATCCACTAGGTTGTAATGAGCACAACTTCAGTGCCAACGAATTAATGAGATCTCCTTGACTACCGGGCATCAGGTAACCCACCTCTTCATCCACCTCCTCAACCTCTCCATCATGCCCTCTTTTTGAAATGGTTCATGTCATGAGTTTACTTCCCCATGTTGtgtttaaataacaaaacaacattatttcCTTTACAGAacagtcaaaaccaaaaatccggTCCATACCTGTACCAAAGCTAGCACTTTGTCCTGCACTATGGCAGGTGGGTTGTTTTTAGGAGATATGATTTTCACCAAAACGCCATCAATGAAGTCCCGGGTGGTGACGAGTGCATGGAACCGGTACCCGCAGTTCTTTACACATGTCTCAAGAACCTGAACACATTATGAAAATCAAAATGGGCAGGACAATCTACAAAATGATTTGTTGGATATTAGTAAGACTCTAAAGGGAATTGTTTCTATTGTATGTCTCTCACCGTCAGCGTAAGCATGACCTCTCTGTAGTTTTTATTCCCATTAAGCCTCTTCTTCACAGCTTTTATAGCATCCTTAGGCCTATAAATCAGATAAATAACATCCATGCCACTACAAAGCAAcccattatgaaattaaaaagacaTGGTCAAATGAATGAATCATCCTCTGCCAGCAAGCATTGTCAGGTTCCACAAATAACACATTGTGATGACTCCTGAACTTGCAATGAATTTGAATGGCTACCGAATAACTGATGGCATGATAATTCAGccataattaaacattattagcATGAAAAACATGTGCAACTATAACAACGACAATTTTAGCACAGAGGCTACTTAATTCAACCTGTTAAATGCTATAAATTACGAATCCTTCAAGTCTTACCCATCTTCGGTTTCATTGATTAGGTCACATATTTCCATATTCAAGGCCCAGTCTTCACTTTGTAGTGAGCCATCTGTGGCCCTTTCTGTGAAAGACCAAAAGGCAAACTGATAAGATAATCGGTTACTGTCTTTTATTAATAAGAGAATCTGATATAACATTGGCACTGATGACATTGCACTCAACTGCAATCTGCTGTGCAGTATGAGCTTGCTTGCTGGTTATATTCCAAAGCAAGCGGTCAGTTTCCTTACACAGTGTCCATTTGTAGGAGTTGATCAATAGTATGAATCATTCGCACACATTACCTCTATCTTTTGCAATGAAACTGGGTGTGAGAGATAAACTCAGTGTCAACTGGCTAGCAGGCTAATACCAGCTGATAAGTGAGAGCAGTATTTCAGCTTACTTTAACTCTGTGTTAAGCATGTCAACTACCTTTAATCTGTAATTTCAATAATTACGTAATTTACTATTGCAAAAAGCACATATTAAGAGGTAACTGTAAGTTAGACCAGCTAGCATGAATGAGCATTAGCTGTTAGCTATATGTTGAGTCACTATTCAGCGGTTTGCAAAATGCATCGCTTTAGGCGTTAACTTGTCACGGCACAATTTTTTACGCATCATTTAGTTTCTGAAAAACATACCAATGCACTGTCCCACTGGAGTACTGTATGGGTTTCCCAGCAAGAACTCCATCTTGTCAACATACCAAACGATAAACAGTCAACGAGACGGTAAACACTCAAGCCCCGCCCATGGGTGACTCCCATTGGTCGCGTAATTCAGGGCAGCAAAGCTATTGGCCGAACCTGCAGTCCGCTATTGAAATGACACGCCAGCTAATTAAAGGGACAGCAGTGATTCCGTTGAGATGACGGGTTTGATACTTCGTTATTAACGGTCATGTATCAGATTGCTCTATCATACTATGcacttaaaacatttgttttaatgtgtgactTTGACCTTGAGGGAACTCCTTGAAAAACATTAGACTGTGGTTGGTAAAAATAAAAGTGATGACTCAATTAGACATGCACATGATTGCAATTtatcaaaactttttatttagttagtttctAACTCATTTACTAAACCGTTTCACAGCTTCGGCTTCAGAATACTGGGATTTTGTATTTACAGTCTTTCCATGTGGCAGATGttgaaacaaaaaatacatatcaTGACCTTTAGACATCTACATTATTACTCAAAACATAACTAGACAGGAACAGCATGTTACTAGTTAGGTAACTGGTACtgcagctttctctctctctctctctctctctctgtatgcgtgtatgtatatatatatatatatatatatatatatatatatatatatatatatatatatatatgtatatatatatatatatatatatatatgtgtgtatgtgtatgtgtgtgtgtgtgtgtgtgtgtgtgtttgtgtgtatataaaccAAGGccagagaacaaaaaataaatacatttcaatctCAAACAGTGCCTTTCTGGCCTTATCAGTCCTGTAAAATTTTTCTCTTCACAGCTGTGCTTTCAGTTGACAGATGCACAAACATTACACCAGCTGCTGTTCGTGCTTGCAACTCATGCATGTCATAATCATGGGTCCATTCCACATTTCCCCATCTCTGGATCTAAGACAGAACAGAACATTATTACAGTTATCATTAATATGGACAAAATGATACCAAGCAATTATTATTAAACACTTGGAACAAACAAAAAGCAACCATACCTGGTATTCCTCCTCAAGCCTGGACAGCACAACTGCTTGTTCCACACTGAGGTGCCTGTCAATCAGCCCAAAGGACAAGACCAGCGATTTCAGCTGAGTGATCACATACTCAAACCCTGCAGAAGCAGAAAACCCTGCACTGTTCAAACAGGCCTATTCACATAAGATGCAAAATCTTATGTAAAAATGTCAATTTACATCAAATGCAAAAACCACCACAGTATCTTTACCTGTCAGAGACCATAAATTGTAGGAATTAAGGTGCTGTTTAAATGTGTTCTTAGTCTCTTCTGGGATTTGAGGGCCCATTATACTGGAGGAAGAGCCAATTACTACATTGTACCTAAAAATAACAAGATGTTAATATACACCATTTGTTTTGTGGCTATGTATTGTGACTATTCCACAATCTATCCAAAATGTGCAAATAATCTAGCCAAAATGACCTTTGTTCTATCCAGTTCATTACAGGGTCCCATTCATTCCTCTGAAGCTCCACAAGACCTGGCGGTTCTTCTACTCTGAAACTACAGCAAAGGCATCTGatttaatgaaaacataaaactATAAATGGATGTATTAGATGTAAATCTAATATCATTTACCATTACTGCAATTAaataacacaataatattatataaatcttgatttaattaattaaatgccaTCAAGTGAGTTTCAAAATACCAGATTGTGTCAGTCTCCAAAAACTTGAGAGCTGCTGAGATCATTTGTTCCTTCGTCCTTTGTGTCGGGTTATCAAGCGCCGTGTTGCAAAGGGTGGTCTGTATGGATGGAAATAAATCATATTAGCATAT includes these proteins:
- the LOC113056243 gene encoding TOM1-like protein 2 isoform X4, yielding MEFLLGNPYSTPVGQCIERATDGSLQSEDWALNMEICDLINETEDGPKDAIKAVKKRLNGNKNYREVMLTLTVLETCVKNCGYRFHALVTTRDFIDGVLVKIISPKNNPPAIVQDKVLALVQAWADAFRSSPDLTGVVHVYEEMKRKGIEFPQSDLETLSPIHTPHQLQSAPEMDQQKYNAPVQPKPQLHPASAPPFTAPVTHTSPQMPNLHISGPINPSPEQICKLRSELDIVRGNTKVMSEMLTEMVPGQEDPSDHELLQELNRTCRAMQQRIVELISRVSNEEVTEELLHVNDDLNNIFLRYERYERFRSGRTAQGVNNGVLNEATEDNLIDLGPGSPAVVSPRISATPPSNFSPSLAPVRSASPATLSSRLAGLDVGSDSVSGTLSSLTTGQTQDEFEMFAQTRSGAIPERKNTPFEDTKASSGVAPTLDVRQQPTGKGDEGEEGVTSEEFDKFLEERAKAAEVVPPLPTPLSDELSAAPGASASASKKAGRSEDSLFAL
- the LOC113056244 gene encoding ATP synthase mitochondrial F1 complex assembly factor 2-like, whose product is MTLTLIGIHSVKMLRNICRYQRQFGQIIWPFYFPQEKRVRSLSTHLQKARNASATTVRRKFYENVSISQGEGGLFEINLDKRKLKTPGGKLFTVPNEALAIAVATEWDIQKDTLMFYTMHLTTLCNTALDNPTQRTKEQMISAALKFLETDTICFRVEEPPGLVELQRNEWDPVMNWIEQRYNVVIGSSSSIMGPQIPEETKNTFKQHLNSYNLWSLTGFEYVITQLKSLVLSFGLIDRHLSVEQAVVLSRLEEEYQIQRWGNVEWTHDYDMHELQARTAAGVMFVHLSTESTAVKRKILQD
- the LOC113056243 gene encoding TOM1-like protein 2 isoform X1 → MEFLLGNPYSTPVGQCIERATDGSLQSEDWALNMEICDLINETEDGPKDAIKAVKKRLNGNKNYREVMLTLTVLETCVKNCGYRFHALVTTRDFIDGVLVKIISPKNNPPAIVQDKVLALVQAWADAFRSSPDLTGVVHVYEEMKRKGIEFPQSDLETLSPIHTPHQLQSAPEMDQQKYNAPVQPKPQLHPASAPPFTAPVTHTSPQMPNLHISGPINPSPEQICKLRSELDIVRGNTKVMSEMLTEMVPGQEDPSDHELLQELNRTCRAMQQRIVELISRVSNEEVTEELLHVNDDLNNIFLRYERYERFRSGRTAQGVNNGLREVLNEATEDNLIDLGPGSPAVVSPRISATPPSNFSPSLAPVRSASPATLSSRLAGLDVGSDSVSGTLSSLTTGQTQDEFEMFAQTRSGAIPERKNTPFEDTKASSGVAPTLDVRQQPTGAALDQSSVMDDIEEWLCTDVKGDEGEEGVTSEEFDKFLEERAKAAEVVPPLPTPLSDELSAAPGASASASKKAGRSEDSLFAL
- the LOC113056243 gene encoding TOM1-like protein 2 isoform X2, with translation MEFLLGNPYSTPVGQCIERATDGSLQSEDWALNMEICDLINETEDGPKDAIKAVKKRLNGNKNYREVMLTLTVLETCVKNCGYRFHALVTTRDFIDGVLVKIISPKNNPPAIVQDKVLALVQAWADAFRSSPDLTGVVHVYEEMKRKGIEFPQSDLETLSPIHTPHQLQSAPEMDQQKYNAPVQPKPQLHPASAPPFTAPVTHTSPQMPNLHISGPINPSPEQICKLRSELDIVRGNTKVMSEMLTEMVPGQEDPSDHELLQELNRTCRAMQQRIVELISRVSNEEVTEELLHVNDDLNNIFLRYERYERFRSGRTAQGVNNGVLNEATEDNLIDLGPGSPAVVSPRISATPPSNFSPSLAPVRSASPATLSSRLAGLDVGSDSVSGTLSSLTTGQTQDEFEMFAQTRSGAIPERKNTPFEDTKASSGVAPTLDVRQQPTGAALDQSSVMDDIEEWLCTDVKGDEGEEGVTSEEFDKFLEERAKAAEVVPPLPTPLSDELSAAPGASASASKKAGRSEDSLFAL
- the LOC113056243 gene encoding TOM1-like protein 2 isoform X3 gives rise to the protein MEFLLGNPYSTPVGQCIERATDGSLQSEDWALNMEICDLINETEDGPKDAIKAVKKRLNGNKNYREVMLTLTVLETCVKNCGYRFHALVTTRDFIDGVLVKIISPKNNPPAIVQDKVLALVQAWADAFRSSPDLTGVVHVYEEMKRKGIEFPQSDLETLSPIHTPHQLQSAPEMDQQKYNAPVQPKPQLHPASAPPFTAPVTHTSPQMPNLHISGPINPSPEQICKLRSELDIVRGNTKVMSEMLTEMVPGQEDPSDHELLQELNRTCRAMQQRIVELISRVSNEEVTEELLHVNDDLNNIFLRYERYERFRSGRTAQGVNNGLREVLNEATEDNLIDLGPGSPAVVSPRISATPPSNFSPSLAPVRSASPATLSSRLAGLDVGSDSVSGTLSSLTTGQTQDEFEMFAQTRSGAIPERKNTPFEDTKASSGVAPTLDVRQQPTGKGDEGEEGVTSEEFDKFLEERAKAAEVVPPLPTPLSDELSAAPGASASASKKAGRSEDSLFAL